A portion of the Naumovozyma castellii chromosome 2, complete genome genome contains these proteins:
- the EBS1 gene encoding Ebs1p (ancestral locus Anc_8.415): MDRHSNTLVESEHNGESLNIPKIISDFQNQLNDIFKSNQLTEDDALLTGFLKFVTSKLTKLVEQLLTFANVNGEFSMNTIKVNHQIISLILDLTWEKIYYPTFKWFQTWRKLIIRKLPKQDQPNYVEFRKMNSKAKRFSRSVSEFYMNFITEIRSNYDTTSILPMHLIDDLKLVEKMDDSKTRRKLQPNHPLAMMVTLITHRCLLYLGSCQRYRSLNDKISEKYVLADFSKSLLYYKWATLLLPTFGENFLQVALIHMQTNNFGRATYNLMRAILTKTPSSAAFSNFKALISDPHEMIHKRMLTAIKEIHIQELKNIKIVNTEIIEYYFLGLFSYHFNQQQNSKLENGIGIKHLESVFYERVSTRFIKNLDLIMEDLAIVIGGFTILLKLENNTNTNKLGNKKSEVLSKSQKSYLSFAFKFITHILKDVIKDSWKANQDAYQYLTMVRLIGWWLNSNEVALEYSRNNEHFCFTFGRLLNDILKEDYKFEDEEESSVVRSYLFEDEVQFKDFACVDEGMFNFDMPDIRTKDDINKRLMGIAPESELLTKNEEIEWKLHNIVIMGRKILTGNKFGIEWDTETFKYTFTTRERIAKAENTPVHQKSRRGILPNIIGKKKVSVQEKQKQKTTVEAQTQLSGKTIIGEEDTDEDLEPLSVTELEAQLRNEQNSNNMMNWGYSGSSIPDAPSHFDVKPSNILTQPNDTLRLSSAFSNPVFNPSERTNSPNPTPSESSLQLKNLEESLRNLNAQGTDNNTTTTSYGSMFQQPPNGMHTSLPTSAHSLYNTSTYSYVEPTQLQYFPNQYQQRPQSGNSYLPPAPQQFQGYPWGMGVPAPPGLVPQQPVTGPTRQQDPTKQGSMYAQQYPYNHPEYLSH; this comes from the coding sequence ATGGACCGTCATTCTAATACGTTAGTTGAATCCGAGCATAATGGTGAAAGTTTGAACATCCCAAAGATAATTTCCGATTTccaaaatcaattgaacGACATCTTTAAATCAAATCAATTAACTGAAGATGATGCATTGCTAACTggatttttaaaatttgttaCTTCTAAGTTGACCAAATTGGTAGAACAATTGCTTACTTTCGCAAATGTTAACGGGGAATTTTCCATGAATACCATTAAGGTAAACcatcaaataatatcattaatCTTGGATTTAACTTGggaaaaaatttattatccaACTTTTAAATGGTTTCAAACATGGAGAAAACTTATTATTCGAAAGTTGCCTAAACAAGATCAACCTAATTATGTGGAGTTCCGTAAGATGAACTCTAAAGCAAAACGATTTTCTAGATCAGTTTCCGAATTTTATATGAATTTCATAACTGAAATAAGGTCTAATTATGACACTACATCAATTTTACCAATGCatttaattgatgatttgaaacTAGTGGAAAAAATGGATGATTCAAAGACGAGAAGAAAGTTGCAACCAAATCATCCTTTAGCAATGATGGTTACTTTAATAACCCATAGATGTTTGCTTTATTTAGGATCATGTCAAAGATATAGATCATTGAATGATAAAATTTCGGAGAAATATGTTCTTGCGGATTTCTCTAAATCACTCCTGTACTATAAATGGGCAACCCTTTTGCTACCTACATTTGgtgaaaattttcttcaagtaGCTTTGATACATATGCAAACGAATAATTTTGGGAGAGCAACATACAATCTAATGAGAGCCATCTTGACAAAGACTCCTAGTTCTGCTGCATTTAGTAATTTCAAAGCATTAATTAGTGATCCGCATGAAATGATACACAAAAGAATGCTAACTGCTATTAAGGAAATACacattcaagaattgaaaaatatcaaaattgTCAATACAGAAATTATAGAATATTACTTTTTGGGACTATTCTCTTATCATTTTAACCAACAACAGAACAGTAAATTAGAAAACGGAATTGGAATCAAACATTTGGAATCTGTATTTTATGAAAGAGTTTCGACAAGATTTATAAAGAATCTTGATCTTATCATGGAAGATTTAGCAATTGTTATCGGTGGGTTTACCATCCTATTGAAACTAGAAAACAACACCAATACTAATAAATTGGGCAATAAAAAATCAGAAGTCCTTTCAAAGAGTCAAAAGTCATATCTATCATTTgcattcaaattcatcacaCACATTTTAAAGGATGTTATTAAAGACTCGTGGAAGGCAAATCAAGATGCGTATCAATATTTGACAATGGTTCGTCTCATTGGGTGGTGGTTAAACTCGAATGAAGTGGCCTTGGAATATTCTCGAAATAATGAGCATTTTTGTTTTACTTTTGGAAGATTGTTAAACGACATACTCAAAGAGGActataaatttgaagatgaagaggaatcCTCTGTCGTAAGatcatatttatttgaagacGAGGTacaattcaaagattttgCATGTGTAGATGAAGGAATGTTCAATTTTGACATGCCTGATATCAGAACAAAAGATGATATTAACAAAAGACTAATGGGAATTGCACCAGAATCTGAATTATTGActaaaaatgaagaaattgagTGGAAACTGCATAATATTGTCATCATGGGGAGAAAGATATTGACTGgaaataaatttggaattgaatgGGATACGGAAACATTTAAGTATACTTTTACCACCAGGGAGAGAATAGCAAAAGCAGAAAATACGCCTGTACACCAAAAGTCAAGACGTGGTATCCTTCCAAACATCATagggaagaagaaagtttcTGTTCAagagaaacaaaaacaGAAAACAACTGTTGAAGCGCAAACTCAATTGAGTGGGAAGACTATCATTGGTGAAGAGGACACGGATGAAGATCTCGAACCGCTATCTGTAACCGAACTGGAAGCACAATTAAGAAATGAACAGAATTCCAAcaatatgatgaattggGGTTACAGTGGATCATCTATTCCTGATGCGCCATCTCATTTTGACGTTAAACCAAGTAATATACTGACTCAACCAAATGATACTCTTCGTTTATCTTCTGCATTTTCCAATCCGGTCTTTAACCCTTCCGAACGTACCAACTCGCCAAACCCGACTCCATCTGAGTCATCCTTGCAACTAAAGAATTTAGAAGAATCTCTAAGGAACCTAAACGCACAAGGGACAGATAACAATACCACCACGACTTCCTATGGTAGCATGTTTCAACAACCTCCAAACGGGATGCACACATCGCTGCCTACTTCGGCACATTCTCTATACAATACGTCTACTTATTCATATGTGGAACCTACTCAGTTGCAGTACTTCCCAAACCAGTATCAACAAAGACCGCAGTCAGGTAACTCATATCTGCCACCAGCACCACAGCAATTTCAAGGTTATCCGTGGGGCATGGGGGTTCCTGCACCACCTGGGCTAGTGCCACAACAGCCAGTGACAGGGCCAACGAGACAACAAGATCCAACAAAGCAAGGCTCAATGTATGCTCAGCAATACCCATATAATCACCCAGAATATTTATCGCATTGA
- the MSC2 gene encoding metal cation transporter MSC2 (ancestral locus Anc_8.413), protein MNLQDLLARVPLLLSYPAIVVASNLIIPTYEDIRASGDTNIILIDRFIRLVLLPIFSAACTVTIGFILGIIPNVFNEKKNDKTTFIKNSIPIFLMVTLTCQLTFILGTTQTTCLFLLTVKQGLLSVENKQKLPIIHLLKIYGPLAIISISIASPFKVSSILPILIAYVSVASSIHYLKPLMKTVSTKLDNILLSATDNTSSEKVEDTNSKNKVFVFSLIIIGMLCLLSLSIVSVILPMYHLQYSMIFVFVGCLAFLYLSLQDISTAEENNGSNESIWFTKYNILSTGVMSLILQYLSFNSIAASILKDILTISFVFVAELSSNIGMDVLEHRTNTHHHTHDHRASTDGKDSNTYSNSNIFKQMATSKDTRSIFSFLLLNTTFMFVQLLYSFRSKSLGLLSDSLHMALDCTSLLLGLIASILSKKPPSEKYPFSLSNYLETLSGFTNGVLLLGIVGGIYVEAIGRIFNPIHLKGTNELLVVAMIGLLVNLFGLFAFEHGHSHAHGNENMRGIFLHVLADTLGSVGVVISTLLIKLTHWHIFDPVASIFIATLILLSAIPLIKSTASNMLLKLDEKSHNSVKSALNQISSTPGITGYTTPRFWSSCMNAQTHSHAHSHNHSNEQHEHGHEHSHAEHNEKETVKQSPSLIGYVHVQYMDGENSTIIKKRVEKIFENEGIKAWIQVESKGSTCWCRGSSSSTTQNIVPQVIMPVKQ, encoded by the coding sequence atgaatttaCAGGATCTCTTAGCTAGAGTACCTCTATTGCTCTCATATCCGGCCATTGTCGTCGCCAGCAATCTTATAATACCAACATATGAAGATATTAGAGCTAGTGGCGATACcaatataatattaatcGATCGATTCATAAGGCTGGTATTACTGCCCATATTTTCTGCCGCCTGTACCGTAACGATAGGTTTCATATTGGGCATTATCCCTAATgttttcaatgaaaagaaaaacgACAAGACTACATTCATCAAAAATTCAATACCCATATTTCTTATGGTCACCTTAACATGCCAGTTAACTTTCATTCTAGGCACTACACAAACGACATGCCTCTTTCTATTGACTGTAAAACAAGGTTTATTGTCTgtggaaaataaacaaaaactTCCCATCATTCATTTACTCAAAATATACGGTCCTCTTGCAATAATTTCGATTTCTATTGCTTCTCCTTTTAAAGTTAGTTCCATTCTACCAATACTAATAGCATATGTGTCCGTGGCAAGctcaattcattatttgaagcCTTTGATGAAAACAGTATCTACTAAATTAGACAACATACTGCTGTCTGCAACTGACAATACATCCTCTGAAAAAGTGGAAGATacaaattccaaaaataaagttttcGTATTCTCACTCATCATAATCGGAATGCTATGTTTACTTTCCCTCTCCATAGTATCTGTTATTCTACCAATGTATCATCTACAGTACTCCATGATTTTCGTATTCGTTGGTTGTTTGGCGTTCCTTTATTTATCTCTACAAGATATATCTACagctgaagaaaataacGGCAGCAATGAGTCAATTTGGTTTACCAaatacaatattttatctACAGGCGTGATGTCCCTCATCTTACAGTATCTTTCGTTTAATTCCATCGCTGCATCCATACTGAAGGATATACTAACAATATCCTTCGTATTCGTTGCAGAATTGAGCTCTAATATAGGTATGGACGTACTAGAACATAGGACTAATACGCATCACCACACTCATGACCATAGAGCCTCCACTGACGGAAAAGACTCGAATACCTATTCAAACTCAAACATCTTTAAGCAAATGGCAACAAGCAAAGATACAAGATCgatattttctttcctcttACTCAACACCACATTTATGTTTGTACAATTGCTTTACTCTTTCAGGTCAAAATCATTGGGTTTACTATCTGATTCACTACACATGGCTTTGGACTGtacttcattattattaggGTTGATCGCAAGTATCCTATCCAAAAAACCTCCAAGTGAGAAGTATCCATTCTCTCTAAGTAACTACCTAGAAACTTTATCCGGGTTCACAAATGgtgtattattattaggTATTGTGGGTGGAATATACGTGGAAGCCATtggaagaatatttaaccCCATTCATTTGAAGGGTACAAATGAACTACTAGTCGTGGCAATGATAGGTTTACTGGTAAACCtatttggattatttgCATTCGAACATGGTCATTCTCATGCTCATGGGAACGAAAACATGAGAGGGATCTTTTTACATGTCTTAGCAGACACGCTTGGATCCGTTGGTGTCGTGATATCTAcattattaatcaaattaaCGCATTGGCATATATTTGACCCAGTTGCATCCATATTCATTGCCACTTTGATTCTCTTGAGTGCCATCCCATTGATTAAATCCACGGCATCGAATATGCTACtgaaattggatgaaaagAGCCATAATTCAGTAAAGAGTGCATTGAATCAAATTTCTTCCACGCCTGGTATTACAGGTTATACCACTCCAAGGTTTTGGTCTTCTTGTATGAATGCACAAACGCATTCACATGCACATTCCCACAACCACTCGAATGAGCAACACGAACACGGACACGAACATAGCCATGCGGAACATAATGAGAAAGAAACTGTCAAGCAAAGTCCATCGCTGATAGGATACGTACATGTACAGTATATGGATGGTGAGAATTCCACCATTATCAAGAAGCGTGTGGAGaagatatttgaaaatgaggGCATTAAGGCCTGGATTCAAGTGGAATCAAAGGGATCGACTTGTTGGTGTCGTGgctcatcttcatctacCACCCAGAATATCGTACCGCAGGTTATAATGCCTGTCAAGCAATGA
- the COQ4 gene encoding ubiquinone biosynthesis protein COQ4 (ancestral locus Anc_8.411) has translation MTTMRALLTRRRHPVLRIQRRSIMLSTWATLAAGPSLVNYLFGNDTRMANAMDAGELHNKNDDYELQRRERVDSRLSQLRNSRPRTPRYEGNIPLYKHEKLLLFLISGIQSYFHPENGLNIVKLGEATAIAPFLNHLQQIMLQDPTGRRILRDKPFVHTSILHMDKLSKLPENTFGYTFYKWCKRENVGPDTRAPVKYIDDPTHAFIFRRYRQCHDFYHALVDMPIIIEGEITVKALEAANLGVPMAALGTIFAPWRLKHVQRERLFDTYIPWALKSGWNAKPFINVYWEELLEKDVNDLRRELGIKLPPDLRNVRKERASLIKQLKAPYSPKP, from the coding sequence ATGACTACCATGCGTGCATTGCTGACCCGCAGGAGACATCCTGTGCTCAGAATACAGAGACGGTCCATCATGCTGTCCACATGGGCTACCCTTGCTGCCGGACCATCCCTGGTCAATTACCTCTTTGGCAATGACACCAGGATGGCCAACGCCATGGATGCCGGTGAATTACACAACAAGAACGACGATTACGAGTTGCAAAGAAGGGAACGAGTGGATTCTCGTTTGTCCCAATTGAGAAACAGCAGACCCAGAACCCCTCGCTACGAAGGTAATATCCCGTTGTATAAACATGAGAAACTGCTACTGTTCCTCATCTCAGGGATCCAATCGTATTTCCATCCTGAGAATGGACTCAATATTGTCAAATTGGGGGAAGCCACTGCCATCGCCCCCTTCTTGAACCATTTGCAACAGATTATGCTTCAAGACCCCACGGGGAGGAGAATCCTTAGAGATAAACCTTTCGTGCACACTAGTATCCTCCATATGGATAAGCTATCCAAATTACCCGAGAATACCTTTGGTTACACGTTTTATAAGTGGTGTAAGAGGGAGAACGTGGGACCTGACACAAGAGCACCTGTGAAATATATTGACGATCCCACACATGCCTTCATATTCAGAAGATATAGACAATGTCACGATTTCTATCATGCGCTGGTAGATATGCccatcattattgaagGGGAGATCACTGTGAAGGCATTGGAAGCCGCCAATTTGGGTGTTCCCATGGCTGCATTGGGTACCATTTTCGCACCTTGGAGATTGAAACATGTGCAGAGGGAAAGATTATTCGATACTTATATTCCTTGGGCCTTGAAAAGCGGCTGGAACGCTAAACCTTTTATTAATGTCTATTGggaagaattattagagAAGGATGTCAATGATTTGAGGAGAGAATTGGGGATTAAGTTACCACCAGATTTGAGAAACGTGAGAAAAGAAAGGGCCAGTTTgattaaacaattaaagGCACCATACTCACCTAAACCATGA
- the SPC19 gene encoding Spc19p (ancestral locus Anc_8.409), with protein MSEVLDESVECFQDMISQLQGSVDTLKSNSEENNYLTETMLQSRRVFELVPEYDVQRAKLSLIEEVDPVVKTLEEKLRKSLSKMQRELETLQQSCELNELRLNNTHTTGQEGDVDMSSDNLVVMASSTNEELETLKQLKTTKRELELKLAHLQH; from the coding sequence ATGAGCGAAGTGTTAGATGAGAGTGTGGAATGTTTCCAGGACATGATATCGCAGCTGCAAGGGTCTGTGGATACACTGAAGAGTAACTCAGAGGAAAACAATTACTTGACAGAGACGATGCTGCAATCTCGACGAGTGTTTGAGTTGGTGCCCGAATACGACGTCCAGAGGGCCAAGTTGAGTTTGATAGAAGAGGTGGACCCCGTGGTGAAGACGCTAGAGGAGAAGCTGAGGAAGTCCTTGAGCAAGATGCAGCGAGAGTTGGAGACGTTGCAGCAGAGCTGTGAATTGAACGAACTGCGACTCAACAACACACACACGACGGGACAAGAAGGAGACGTGGACATGAGCAGCGACAATCTTGTGGTGATGGCTTCATCGACTAATGAAGAACTGGAGACTTTAAAGCAATTGAAAACGACAAAGCGCGAATTGGAACTCAAATTGGCCCATTTGCAACACTAA
- the VPS64 gene encoding Vps64p (ancestral locus Anc_8.408) yields the protein MKRRPPPPTTSMTIASPERATTTATTTNDTSSSPPIQMKVAHGRARSNSRSSGSRSVIDLEQENLMFPQDQQPPAVAPIVAVHPRNRYTHIIVLKSLNATFETKFLVVPFKPDILKLGRPVANTGGNANGKGNSAGGASSVVRSDNGNFDSRVLSRNHACLSCDAESGEILIHDLNSSNGTFVNGIRISNDDVELNIGDVIDLGTDIDNKFEHRKISAFVEDISVIPLINTESTTSNSGGSSNNVNFSPKNPGQSSSEVQDNAPLTAGNQSFNGNASMGEINLATTAQRAAFEAAMFGDVNNLDLEDSVLGVETEVLSGIFMNNSVGTSSNLINIIKTLSTEISLERKELNKLQSMTNFLINYSTNIGKITQGMKDLHEKQLNKLQGSLRKTLAEKHEILLQDCKDQISKIEAEKNNLEAALNKKKEQNDEHISKLKMQLNELKASFENEKSKNMELSKNISIKKDKKYKKLARDSSGEKEAPVDKSTNPPILKLNKTQKTIATATVAAIIAIVIKYKS from the coding sequence ATGAAGAGGCGACCTCCACCACCCACAACCTCGATGACTATCGCCTCCCCAGAACgagcaacaacaacagcaacaacaaccaacGACACCTCATCATCGCCCCCAATCCAAATGAAAGTCGCCCATGGAAGAGCAAGATCTAACTCTAGAAGCTCGGGATCGCGCTCAGTTATCGATCTGGAGCAAGAGAACCTTATGTTCCCACAGGATCAACAACCTCCAGCCGTCGCTCCCATCGTTGCCGTCCACCCAAGGAACCGGTACACTCATATCATCGTCCTCAAATCATTGAATGCTACCTTCGAGACTAAATTCCTTGTGGTGCCCTTCAAACCAGATATCTTGAAGTTGGGGAGACCCGTGGCCAATACCGGCGGCAATGCAAATGGAAAGGGCAATAGTGCCGGAGGCGCAAGTTCTGTCGTTAGGTCAGATAATGGGAATTTTGACTCAAGAGTCCTGTCGAGGAACCATGCTTGTTTGTCGTGTGATGCTGAGTCAGGGGAAATCTTGATCCACGATTTGAATTCAAGTAATGGGACTTTTGTCAATGGGATTCGAATCTCTAATGACGATGTCGAGTTGAATATTGGCGACGTCATTGATTTGGGAACagatattgataataagTTTGAGCATAGGAAGATAAGCGCGTTTGTGGAAGATATATCCGTCATTCCATTGATTAATACAGAATCTACGACTTCTAACAGTGGTGGTAGTTCAAATAACgttaatttttcaccaaAGAATCCAGGACAAAGTTCTTCAGAGGTGCAAGATAATGCTCCCTTAACTGCAGGAAATCAAAGTTTTAACGGTAATGCGTCCATGGGTGAAATAAATTTGGCAACTACGGCTCAAAGAGCTGCTTTTGAAGCGGCAATGTTTGGTGACgttaataatttggatttggaaGATTCTGTACTGGGTGTGGAAACAGAAGTGTTGAGTGGCATATTCATGAATAATTCAGTGGGGACAAGTTCAAATCtaattaatataataaagacTTTATCCACAGAGATTTCATTGGAGaggaaagaattgaataaacTGCAGTCAATGACTAATTTCCTTATTAATTACTCAACAAATATTGGCAAAATCACACAGGGCATGAAAGATCTGCATGAAAAGCAACTTAATAAACTTCAAGGATCGCTGAGAAAGACATTAGCCGAAAAGCATGAAATTTTATTGCAAGATTGTAAAGACCAAATTTCCAAGATTGAAGCAGAGAAGAATAATTTGGAAGCCGCTCtgaataagaaaaaagaacaaaatgatGAACACATAtcgaaattgaagatgcAATTGAATGAACTTAAAGCAAGTTTTGAAAACGAAAAGAGTAAAAACATGGAATTGTCCAAGAATATTTCTATAAAGAAAGATAAGAAATATAAGAAACTTGCAAGAGATTCCTCTGGAGAAAAAGAAGCACCTGTAGATAAATCAACCAATCCACCAATcctgaaattgaataagaCACAAAAGACGATTGCCACAGCAACTGTTGCGGCCATCATTGCAATTGTTATCAAGTATAAGAGCTGA
- the RKM2 gene encoding protein-lysine N-methyltransferase (ancestral locus Anc_8.406) → MEQKITSLLNWLHTSPEFYLNENVTINETEASGRGVVLCKNKLVKNDLIISVPTTHQINFHTVLYHISKFNPDLSIPSVTVNEGSIDIDDPRNEAYSILEQDFLLELTSFQLLCLYIIAEWILLPVWSNDATVSYWKPFFDVLPAKEELRSIPTKWNLMDASPYKPLIPFLSDASFSHTERISKLVKNDWEIIAPILLTWNNMFSHKVKDVPSMEELYLEYLHVYFVINSRCLYYEIPIKKNKDIASNFTLVPYVDFLNHVPEVGEHCYPSLTTTKHETELKAFTIRCGEKGYNQVGEEIFLNYGAHSNDFLSNEYGFVLENNEWNFIDVSEEILEMTEGNLETISFLKENEYWGDYTINFDDISYRIWVTMSLIVTKDIRRVEKFIQGFISEDFFRPKIREPLIHLLSSLKKKYEERIINLTQMRLHDINDTWCIDNLLIIYNDYLYILDHHISALGEINEK, encoded by the coding sequence ATGGAGCAGAAGATAACCTCATTACTCAATTGGTTGCATACGTCACCAGAATTCTACCTGAATGAGAATGTGACCATTAATGAAACGGAAGCCTCCGGAAGAGGTGTTGTACTTTGTAAGAATAAACTAGTCAAGAATGACTTGATCATATCAGTCCCCACAACCCACCAGATAAATTTCCATACCGTACTTTatcatatttcaaagtttaATCCTGATTTGTCCATACCTAGTGTAACTGTAAATGAGGGAAGCATCGATATTGATGACCCTAGAAATGAGGCATATAGCATTTTAGAGCAGGACTTCCTATTAGAATTAACATcatttcaattattatGTCTTTATATTATTGCAGAATGGATTCTTTTACCAGTTTGGTCCAATGATGCAACGGTCTCCTACTGGAAACCATTTTTTGATGTATTGCCAGcgaaagaagaattgagaTCTATACCTACTAAGTGGAATCTAATGGACGCATCTCCGTACAAACCTTTAATACCGTTTCTATCTGATGCATCTTTTTCCCATACTGAAAGAATCAGTAAATTAGTAAAAAACGATTGGGAGATCATTGCACCTATTTTGTTGACTTGGAACAATATGTTTAGCCACAAGGTGAAAGACGTACCTTCTATGGAAGAActatatttggaatatctGCACGTATATTTTGTGATAAATTCGAGATGTCTTTACTATGAAATtccaataaagaaaaataaagatataGCTAGCAACTTTACATTAGTTCCTTATGTCGATTTTCTTAATCATGTACCAGAAGTAGGAGAACATTGTTATCCCAGTCTTACTACCACAAAGCATGAAACTGAGCTGAAGGCATTTACTATCAGGTGTGGAGAGAAAGGGTATAATCAGGTTGGAGAGGAAATATTCCTAAATTATGGTGCTCATTCCAATGATTTCTTATCAAATGAGTATGGGTTCGTCTTAGAGAATAATGAATGGAACTTTATTGACGTTTCTGAGGAAATTCTAGAAATGACTGAAGGCAATCTGGAAActatttcttttttgaaagaaaatgaatattGGGGTGATTATACCataaattttgatgatatAAGTTATAGAATATGGGTAACGATGAGTCTAATAGTTACAAAAGATATACGACGTGTGGAGAAATTCATACAGGGGTTCATCTCGGAAGATTTTTTCAGACCAAAGATTCGTGAACCGTTAATACACTTACTCTCCAGTctgaaaaaaaagtatgaagaaagaataataaatctaaCTCAAATGCGTTTGCATGATATCAATGATACATGGTGTATTGATAATCTCCTGATAATATATAATGATTATCTTTACATTCTTGATCACCATATCAGTGCTTTGGGggaaattaatgaaaagtAA
- the CBS2 gene encoding Cbs2p (ancestral locus Anc_8.405): MATIPRLYTLGNSAISPLIASEIAKLPTQPKVPKIVLLLQDQKQLQRFLDGDSKISIHHKGEIPSSELQFMASCNPPIYSTGEVATIDNLLVAEHRAKSLTSSLTKYKKSISPTTNVMLVNPPFGSIEYLYEKVWKQPSIRPNLFIGMTKVRNPTHIAKASNEFHVNVRKNGLSMFLSPIPRDLRNYNPLLVNEQDMMKENEFIRLLKETESHSRRNTLESTPLEFVLLPFGELLLFRLERLIVDSCIESLSLLYDCQYSGELLMLVKATELLRRLIKEQVKILKIAYPSLSVITNSSIALDQDRLYNLIIDSLKKSSNQSKASRLKKPVPIQSNIDELCGYFVRLAYSNNIDCKWNEMLKWLVKGKLLLAKHRRLDYHYL, from the coding sequence ATGGCAACGATACCCAGATTATACACCCTGGGGAACTCTGCAATCTCCCCGTTAATTGCATCTGAAATAGCTAAACTTCCGACACAACCGAAAGTGCCCAAGATTGTGCTCCTTTTACAAGACCAAAAACAATTACAGCGGTTTCTAGATGGTGATTCCAAGATATCAATCCATCATAAGGGGGAAATTCCTTCTTCCGAACTACAATTCATGGCCTCATGTAACCCACCTATTTATTCAACGGGAGAAGTAGCTACCATCGATAATCTATTAGTGGCTGAACATCGTGCTAAGAGTTTGACCTCCTCTCTCACTAAGTATAAGAAATCTATTTCGCCCACTACCAATGTGATGCTTGTGAACCCACCATTTGGATCCATCGAATACTTATACGAGAAAGTTTGGAAACAGCCTTCTATAAGACCGAATCTCTTTATAGGAATGACCAAAGTGAGGAACCCAACGCATATAGCAAAGGCTTCGAATGAGTTCCATGTTAACGTGAGGAAAAATGGTTTGAGTATGTTTTTGAGTCCCATACCACGAGATTTAAGGAATTACAATCCATTATTGGTTAATGAACAAGACATGATGAAGGAGAATGAATTTATACGGTTGTTGAAAGAGACTGAATCacattcaagaagaaacacTTTAGAAAGTACTCCACTGGAGTTTGTGCTTTTACCATTTGGTGAACTTTTATTATTCAGATTGGAGAGATTGATTGTAGATAGCTGTATTGAATCATTAAGTTTATTATACGATTGTCAATATAGTGGAGAACTATTAATGCTAGTAAAAGCCACGGAACTACTGCGAAGACTTATAAAAGAACAagtaaaaatattaaaaattgCATATCCTTCCTTGAGTGTGATAACGAATTCATCCATCGCGTTAGATCAGGATAGACTTTATAATCTCataattgattcattgaaaaagaGTTCAAATCAGAGCAAAGCTTCCAGACTAAAAAAACCTGTGCCAATCCAGAGCAATATTGACGAATTATGTGGTTACTTTGTTAGACTAGCCTATTCCAATAATATTGATTGCAAATGGAATGAAATGTTAAAGTGGTTGGTTAAAGGTAAACTTTTACTCGCAAAGCATAGAAGATTAGATTACCattatttataa